A single genomic interval of Candidatus Eisenbacteria bacterium harbors:
- a CDS encoding hydrogenase maturation protease — protein MRRLPTTPVAVVGLGNVLMGDDAFGPTVIALLRAGWEFPAAVELVDGGTPGLHILAAVHGRKALVIVDTVAGPGAPGEVHCYRRDDLRALPILSRTSPHDPAVLEALALGDLTGEGPDDVLVVGVVPASLAMETTLSGPVRAACPAAAALVVAELAWLGVPARRRREPTEPEAWWLAPAEERP, from the coding sequence GTGAGACGGCTCCCCACGACGCCGGTCGCGGTCGTCGGCCTCGGCAACGTCCTCATGGGCGATGACGCCTTCGGGCCGACCGTGATCGCGCTCCTGCGCGCCGGCTGGGAATTCCCGGCCGCGGTCGAGCTGGTCGACGGCGGCACGCCCGGGCTGCACATCCTCGCCGCCGTACACGGGCGCAAGGCGCTCGTGATCGTCGACACGGTCGCGGGCCCGGGGGCCCCGGGCGAGGTCCACTGCTACCGTCGCGACGATCTACGGGCGCTGCCCATCCTCTCCCGCACGAGCCCGCACGATCCCGCCGTCCTCGAGGCGCTCGCGCTCGGCGACCTCACCGGCGAAGGGCCGGACGACGTGCTCGTGGTCGGCGTGGTCCCGGCCTCGCTCGCGATGGAGACGACGTTGAGCGGGCCCGTCCGCGCCGCGTGTCCGGCGGCCGCGGCGCTCGTCGTCGCCGAGCTCGCCTGGCTCGGCGTGCCGGCACGCCGGCGGCGCGAGCCCACGGAACCCGAGGCGTGGTGGCTCGCGCCCGCCGAGGAGAGACCGTGA
- the hypF gene encoding carbamoyltransferase HypF: MSTEGRHIEVSGIVQGVGFRPWVYRMAREAGLSGTVRNDAGGVAIDVFGSGEALDGFVERLAASPPPGAAIRDFVSTAIAAEPADRFEIVGSEAGPARHLSIPPDRATCAECLAEIFDPRDRRHRHPFTNCTRCGPRFTIARDVPYDRAVTTMARFPMCGDCEREYASAPDRRFHAEPNACPKCGPRLRLLAANGADLAAKDPLRAAAVALRSGLVVAVKGIGGFHLACDASSPGLVELRAFKRRDEKPFAVMVRDLATAERLAELTDVERQLLTSVERPIVLARRRPDAGLSDRVAPGTPLVGLMLPYSPLHHLLLADVDRPLVMTSGNTESEPIAHVDADAVARLAPIAALFLVHDREIEAPCDDSVARVVAGHPVVLRRARGWVPRAVHVRPVARPVLACGAQLKNAFCLAVGDRAYLGAHVGDLDHPATLASFEQAIARLERWLDVRPEVVAHDLHPGYVSTAWALARPDVVRVGVQHHHAHVASAMAEHGLDGPVLGVAYDGTGWGTDGTAWGGELLLADFAGFERLATFRPLPLPGGDAAIRDVWRTACALLDDAFDHAAPLDRLALFSQVPHDAVAVVRRMIETGLNVPRARGVGRYFDAVGALVLGRRDARHEGQVASALEHVADPDEQGRYPFAIDDRATPWEIDLRPLVRALVADLLAGTPATYIAAKFHNTLVVTTAECVRAAARRLGRLPVVLSGGCFQNARLTEGVVAALTPDLAVHVHRDVPPGDGGIALGQALVADAVARTAVAAGRAA, from the coding sequence GTGAGCACCGAGGGGCGGCACATCGAGGTGAGCGGCATCGTCCAGGGCGTCGGGTTCCGCCCCTGGGTCTACCGCATGGCGCGCGAGGCGGGGCTGAGCGGCACGGTGCGGAACGACGCCGGCGGTGTCGCGATCGACGTCTTCGGCTCGGGCGAGGCGCTCGACGGGTTCGTCGAGCGTCTCGCCGCGTCGCCGCCGCCGGGCGCCGCGATCCGCGACTTCGTGTCGACAGCGATCGCGGCCGAGCCCGCGGATCGGTTCGAGATTGTCGGCAGCGAGGCCGGTCCGGCGCGGCACCTGAGCATCCCACCCGATCGCGCCACGTGCGCGGAATGCCTGGCGGAGATCTTCGATCCGCGCGATCGGCGGCACCGCCATCCCTTCACCAACTGCACGCGCTGCGGCCCGCGCTTCACGATTGCCCGCGACGTTCCGTACGACCGTGCCGTGACGACGATGGCGCGGTTCCCGATGTGCGGCGACTGCGAGCGCGAGTACGCGTCCGCCCCCGACCGGCGCTTCCACGCCGAGCCCAACGCCTGTCCGAAGTGCGGCCCGCGGCTGCGTCTCCTCGCAGCGAACGGCGCCGACCTCGCGGCGAAGGACCCGCTACGCGCCGCGGCGGTCGCACTCCGGAGTGGACTGGTCGTCGCCGTCAAGGGCATCGGCGGTTTCCATCTCGCGTGCGATGCGTCCTCGCCCGGGCTCGTGGAGCTCCGCGCCTTCAAGCGGCGGGACGAGAAGCCGTTCGCCGTCATGGTCCGCGACCTGGCCACCGCCGAGCGGCTCGCGGAGCTGACCGACGTCGAGCGGCAGCTCCTCACGTCGGTCGAGCGGCCGATCGTCCTCGCACGCCGGCGGCCCGATGCCGGTCTCTCGGATCGCGTCGCCCCGGGCACCCCGCTCGTCGGGCTCATGCTGCCCTACTCCCCGCTGCACCACCTGCTGCTCGCCGACGTCGATCGTCCGCTGGTGATGACCTCCGGCAATACCGAAAGCGAGCCGATCGCGCACGTCGACGCCGACGCCGTCGCGCGCCTCGCGCCGATCGCGGCGCTCTTCCTGGTGCACGACCGGGAGATCGAGGCGCCGTGCGACGACTCGGTGGCCCGCGTCGTCGCCGGGCACCCCGTCGTCCTGCGCCGTGCGCGTGGCTGGGTGCCGCGTGCCGTCCACGTCCGCCCGGTGGCGCGCCCGGTCCTCGCCTGCGGGGCGCAGCTGAAGAACGCGTTCTGCCTGGCCGTCGGCGATCGGGCGTATCTCGGCGCGCACGTCGGCGACCTCGATCACCCGGCGACGCTCGCCTCGTTCGAGCAGGCGATCGCACGCCTGGAGCGCTGGCTCGACGTGCGTCCGGAGGTCGTCGCGCACGACCTGCATCCCGGCTACGTCTCGACCGCGTGGGCGCTGGCGCGGCCCGACGTCGTGCGCGTTGGCGTGCAGCACCACCACGCCCACGTCGCGAGCGCGATGGCGGAGCACGGCCTCGACGGGCCGGTGCTCGGCGTCGCGTACGACGGCACCGGGTGGGGGACCGACGGCACGGCGTGGGGCGGCGAGCTGCTGCTCGCCGACTTCGCCGGCTTCGAGCGGCTCGCCACGTTTCGACCCCTCCCGCTGCCGGGTGGCGACGCCGCGATCCGCGACGTCTGGCGTACCGCATGCGCGCTCCTCGACGACGCCTTCGATCACGCGGCGCCGCTCGACCGCCTGGCGCTGTTCTCGCAGGTGCCGCACGATGCCGTGGCCGTCGTGCGGCGGATGATCGAGACCGGCCTGAACGTGCCACGCGCCCGCGGCGTCGGGCGCTACTTCGACGCGGTCGGGGCGCTCGTGCTCGGGCGCCGGGACGCGCGTCACGAGGGGCAGGTGGCGAGCGCGCTGGAGCATGTCGCCGACCCGGATGAGCAGGGCCGCTACCCCTTCGCGATCGACGATCGTGCGACGCCCTGGGAGATCGACCTCCGCCCGCTGGTGCGCGCGCTCGTCGCCGACCTCCTCGCCGGCACGCCGGCGACGTACATCGCGGCGAAGTTCCACAACACGCTCGTCGTCACGACGGCGGAGTGC